One genomic region from Cetobacterium sp. 8H encodes:
- a CDS encoding glycosyltransferase, giving the protein MIDISCSIVTYKSNKDDLFKAIQCFLNTDLKIHLFISDNSPTDILRDELNVFPKDKITYIFNGRNGGYGWGHNQVILNQNIDSKYHLILNPDIEFKKGVLEELFNFLENNVTIGHVMPKVRYPDGELQYLCKRLPTPINLILRKFCPIKTLISKSDYLYEMRDFDYNSIKEIPILSGCFMLLRTDVLKSVNGFDERFFMYLEDYDLSRRINMISTSVFYPYVEIIHSHAKGSFKNKKMLMFHVISAIKYFNKWGWIFDKYRRNSL; this is encoded by the coding sequence ATGATTGATATAAGCTGTAGTATTGTAACTTATAAAAGCAATAAAGATGATTTATTTAAAGCTATACAATGTTTTCTTAATACCGATTTAAAAATTCATCTTTTTATCTCTGATAATTCACCAACAGACATCTTAAGAGATGAGCTAAATGTCTTTCCTAAAGATAAAATAACTTATATTTTCAATGGAAGAAACGGTGGTTATGGTTGGGGACACAACCAAGTAATTCTAAATCAAAATATAGACTCTAAATATCATCTAATTTTAAATCCAGATATTGAATTTAAAAAAGGGGTGCTGGAAGAACTTTTTAATTTTCTTGAAAACAATGTAACTATTGGTCATGTAATGCCTAAGGTTAGATATCCTGATGGAGAACTTCAGTATCTTTGTAAAAGACTTCCTACACCTATTAACCTTATTCTACGAAAATTTTGTCCCATAAAAACTTTGATATCTAAAAGTGACTATCTTTATGAGATGAGGGATTTTGATTATAACTCTATAAAAGAGATCCCAATACTCTCTGGTTGTTTTATGTTGCTTAGAACAGATGTTTTAAAAAGTGTAAATGGTTTTGATGAAAGATTTTTTATGTATCTTGAAGACTATGATTTAAGTAGACGTATAAATATGATCTCTACATCAGTTTTTTATCCTTACGTTGAAATCATCCATTCCCATGCTAAGGGTTCTTTTAAAAATAAAAAAATGTTAATGTTTCACGTGATTTCAGCTATAAAGTATTTTAATAAATGGGGATGGATCTTTGATAAATACAGGAGGAATTCTCTATGA
- a CDS encoding sugar transferase — protein sequence MKKRYFKHLKEIFISLLILMTIHFLSIKYLNIFEEILIYIIIVFSLSLYYIFSILDFDSFHLKSDILYLLGINIFMFSIIKFFYVDKEIFLWFLISTSSFIMIKIFLSNMIRNSQKTLIFIDFNGNIEAVFNENLEAKTCAFKSLDDLRETDEVLEIIYKSFISSDVLDKLFELKLLGINIIEYFDFFEQYQGKINIDIISKEWFLKSKEFKLLHSNFSKCFKRSFDLITSISLLILLLPLFLLTYICIKLETPKEFFSSPAFFKQKRIGLLGKEFTIIKFRSMKIHDPKIYSKYSSKDDKRITKVGKIIRKLRIDELPQLFNVIKGDMSLIGPRPEWNELGKEYEQLLNLYTLRYAMKPGITGLAQVMYSYGANLDDAKRKLEYDIYYIEYFSFLLDLIIIFKTIKIVVFGRGV from the coding sequence ATGAAAAAAAGATATTTCAAACATCTAAAAGAAATTTTTATTTCTCTTTTAATTTTAATGACAATCCACTTTTTATCTATAAAATACTTAAATATCTTTGAGGAGATCTTAATATATATCATCATTGTTTTTTCACTGAGCCTATATTATATTTTTAGTATTTTGGACTTTGATTCTTTTCACTTAAAATCTGATATTCTCTACTTATTGGGAATCAATATCTTTATGTTTTCTATCATTAAATTCTTCTATGTGGATAAAGAGATTTTCCTTTGGTTTTTAATTTCTACATCCAGTTTTATTATGATTAAAATTTTTCTCAGTAATATGATTAGAAACAGTCAAAAAACTCTAATCTTCATAGATTTCAATGGTAATATTGAAGCTGTTTTTAATGAAAATTTAGAAGCTAAGACCTGTGCTTTTAAATCGCTTGATGATTTAAGAGAAACAGATGAGGTTTTAGAGATTATCTATAAGTCTTTTATAAGTAGTGACGTTTTAGATAAACTTTTTGAATTAAAACTTTTAGGAATTAATATTATTGAATACTTTGATTTTTTTGAACAATATCAAGGGAAAATAAATATTGATATCATTTCGAAAGAATGGTTTTTGAAATCTAAAGAGTTTAAACTCTTACACTCTAATTTTTCTAAATGCTTCAAAAGATCTTTTGATCTTATTACCTCAATTTCATTACTGATTCTATTACTTCCATTATTTCTACTGACATATATTTGTATTAAGCTTGAAACTCCAAAAGAATTCTTTTCATCACCAGCTTTTTTTAAACAAAAAAGAATAGGACTTTTAGGAAAAGAGTTCACAATAATTAAATTTAGATCTATGAAGATACATGATCCTAAAATCTATTCTAAATACTCATCAAAAGATGATAAAAGAATTACAAAAGTTGGAAAAATTATAAGAAAACTTAGAATAGATGAACTCCCTCAACTTTTCAATGTCATTAAAGGAGATATGAGTCTAATTGGTCCTAGACCTGAATGGAACGAGCTCGGAAAAGAGTATGAGCAGCTTCTAAATCTTTACACACTTAGATATGCTATGAAGCCTGGTATTACAGGATTAGCACAAGTTATGTATTCATATGGAGCCAATCTTGATGATGCTAAAAGAAAATTAGAATATGATATTTACTATATTGAGTACTTCAGTTTTTTACTAGATTTAATAATCATTTTTAAAACTATCAAAATTGTCGTTTTTGGAAGAGGTGTATAA
- a CDS encoding WbqC family protein: MRIGVMQPYFFPYIGYFSLINFCEKWIVFDSVKYIDKGWVNRNRILKQYGLEVSYITVPIERISSKTLIKDIKINKNIDWKNKILGELTVYKKAPFFKEVMSLVNDVLSYNTDNLCELNIYSLKVVCEYLGIDFNYEVFSQLPNFPLESIHAPDEWALYTAKYFNATEYVNPPGGKAFFNPDKYRNFNIKLTFLSPILNEYKTFSPIFIPGLSILDVMFWNSKEKIHEMLNNFTLDEHY; encoded by the coding sequence ATGAGAATAGGAGTGATGCAGCCTTATTTTTTCCCTTACATTGGCTATTTTTCTTTAATAAATTTTTGTGAAAAATGGATTGTTTTTGACAGCGTAAAGTATATCGACAAAGGTTGGGTTAATAGAAATAGAATACTGAAACAATATGGTCTAGAAGTTAGTTATATTACGGTTCCTATCGAGCGAATCTCTAGTAAGACATTGATTAAAGATATAAAAATCAATAAAAATATTGATTGGAAAAATAAAATCCTAGGGGAGTTAACGGTTTATAAAAAAGCACCTTTTTTCAAAGAGGTTATGTCACTCGTTAATGATGTTCTTTCATATAATACTGATAATCTTTGCGAATTAAATATCTACTCTTTGAAAGTAGTTTGCGAATATCTTGGTATTGACTTTAATTATGAAGTCTTTTCGCAGCTTCCAAATTTTCCACTAGAATCTATCCATGCTCCTGACGAATGGGCTCTTTATACAGCTAAATATTTTAATGCAACTGAGTATGTTAACCCGCCTGGTGGTAAAGCTTTTTTTAATCCTGATAAATATCGAAACTTTAATATTAAACTTACATTTTTAAGTCCAATTTTAAATGAATATAAAACTTTTTCTCCTATTTTTATTCCAGGGCTTTCTATTCTAGATGTGATGTTTTGGAATTCGAAAGAAAAGATACATGAAATGCTTAACAATTTTACCTTAGATGAACATTACTGA
- a CDS encoding glycosyl hydrolase family 28-related protein yields MKLLKIFIYFLIFSMSIFAKVDIRSFGAKGDGVTDDTEAFRKAMSQLPKKSIIYVPSGIYKGNFTFQYHQVVGEGDTVFIAGDYDKPIITLKDPGGWDYQIFQNSRIDGQGKTKTLVQFGENPNDVYAGRWSFKNVSLINASEVAVKKIGGNIGTHWEECDFTDNPIHFYARNMSEPGEKMHVGCDTFNRSYFSGATKAVWLYIEDENKGRNEGGQIIIRDCIAENNIGAVFIAKGFGSGMVPIIIENLWLEGNSKFPMTDIDIYGTKYKGREFHIEDVGRIKIEGTYIHSSYFERSNVSIINCEISDSYQDQAYNRYNSGVQIENVESNLVIENSFTRSGWGQIDNSQPPLTVKNHMFEPVYVTGGSLGFYSSQPNNIPFYPKNAKIVINNNMDSLDKSISFENDSVIASLVDDGVMKKKAIEFEVIQDGGICYLSLMNSLKEEVGKYAVITFNIKAMNSHPNAKLKLTSGSGDMGILNMKKSGKWNFYRLSFYVGDFYKEYGNLGFWFDSAPKGFKFRLCDLQVLFFDTLAEANAFVDNGYFSENLEN; encoded by the coding sequence ATGAAACTTTTAAAAATTTTTATATATTTCTTAATTTTTAGTATGAGTATTTTTGCTAAAGTTGATATAAGAAGTTTTGGGGCTAAAGGGGATGGGGTAACTGACGACACTGAAGCTTTTAGAAAAGCTATGTCACAACTACCAAAAAAATCAATTATATATGTTCCAAGTGGTATTTATAAAGGTAATTTCACTTTTCAATATCATCAAGTTGTAGGAGAGGGAGATACAGTTTTTATAGCGGGTGACTATGATAAACCAATAATAACATTAAAAGATCCTGGTGGTTGGGATTATCAGATATTTCAAAATTCGAGAATAGATGGGCAAGGTAAAACCAAAACTTTGGTTCAATTCGGAGAAAATCCAAATGATGTTTATGCTGGGAGATGGAGCTTTAAAAATGTATCTTTAATAAATGCAAGTGAGGTTGCAGTAAAAAAGATTGGCGGAAATATAGGGACACATTGGGAAGAGTGCGATTTTACTGATAATCCCATTCATTTTTATGCAAGAAATATGTCTGAACCTGGAGAAAAAATGCATGTAGGATGTGATACATTTAATAGATCATATTTTAGTGGAGCTACTAAAGCGGTTTGGCTATATATAGAGGACGAAAATAAAGGTAGAAACGAAGGTGGGCAAATAATAATAAGAGATTGTATTGCAGAAAATAATATAGGTGCAGTGTTTATAGCAAAAGGATTTGGAAGTGGTATGGTTCCAATTATAATTGAAAATCTTTGGTTAGAAGGGAATTCAAAATTTCCAATGACAGATATAGATATATATGGGACTAAATATAAAGGTCGAGAGTTTCATATAGAGGATGTGGGAAGAATAAAGATAGAGGGAACTTATATCCATAGTTCATATTTTGAAAGATCAAATGTTTCTATAATAAACTGTGAGATTTCAGACTCTTATCAAGATCAAGCATACAATCGTTATAATAGTGGAGTTCAAATAGAAAATGTAGAATCAAATCTAGTTATAGAAAACTCATTTACTAGAAGTGGCTGGGGCCAAATAGATAATAGTCAACCACCTTTAACAGTTAAAAATCATATGTTTGAACCAGTATATGTAACAGGAGGAAGTTTAGGGTTTTATAGTTCGCAACCGAATAATATACCATTTTATCCTAAAAATGCAAAAATAGTTATAAATAATAATATGGATTCGTTAGATAAGAGTATATCTTTTGAAAATGATTCAGTAATTGCATCTTTAGTAGATGATGGAGTTATGAAAAAAAAGGCCATAGAATTTGAAGTTATTCAAGATGGAGGAATTTGTTACTTAAGTTTAATGAACTCATTAAAAGAAGAGGTTGGGAAATATGCAGTGATAACTTTTAATATAAAGGCAATGAATTCTCATCCAAATGCAAAATTAAAATTGACATCTGGTTCAGGTGATATGGGGATATTGAATATGAAAAAAAGTGGAAAATGGAATTTTTATAGACTTTCATTTTACGTAGGAGATTTCTATAAAGAATATGGGAACTTAGGATTTTGGTTTGATAGTGCTCCTAAAGGATTTAAATTTAGATTGTGTGATTTACAAGTTTTATTTTTCGATACACTTGCAGAAGCCAACGCTTTTGTTGATAATGGATATTTTTCTGAAAATCTAGAAAATTAA
- a CDS encoding DegT/DnrJ/EryC1/StrS aminotransferase family protein has translation MEKLDAPIFVTKSFLPPFEEYVDKIKEIWESNILTNLGPIHEEFKEKLNNYLKTDYTTLCTNGHLGLEMSIKALNLKGEVITTPFTFASTTHALVNCGIKPVFCDIETETYNIDANKIESLINENTTAIMPVHVFGNPCDVETIEKIAKKHNLKVLYDAAHCFGVEIDGKGIGSFGDISMISLHATKVFNSIEGGALTYKDPVLKDTLRLYKNFGITGPESVIAVGGNSKMNEFQAAMGVVNLRYMDKQIEDRKKIAYLYRELLKDVKGIKVLSDIGGVKHNYAYFPILVDEIEFGKTRNELYEELKNFNIFTRKYFYPLTSNFACYQEECKDLDLKNANYVADRILTLPIYGSLDLSIVEYIVNAIKIIKKEEIIK, from the coding sequence ATGGAAAAACTTGATGCACCAATTTTTGTAACAAAATCTTTTTTACCACCTTTTGAAGAATATGTGGATAAGATAAAAGAGATTTGGGAAAGTAATATTCTTACTAATCTAGGCCCTATTCATGAAGAGTTTAAAGAGAAATTAAATAATTACTTAAAAACTGATTACACAACTCTTTGTACAAATGGACATCTTGGATTAGAAATGAGTATCAAAGCTTTAAATTTAAAAGGAGAAGTTATAACAACACCTTTTACTTTTGCATCTACAACTCATGCTCTTGTTAACTGCGGTATCAAACCTGTATTTTGTGATATCGAAACTGAAACTTATAATATTGATGCGAACAAAATTGAGAGTTTAATCAATGAAAACACTACAGCTATTATGCCTGTTCATGTATTTGGAAACCCTTGTGATGTTGAAACTATTGAAAAAATAGCTAAAAAACATAACTTAAAAGTCTTGTATGATGCAGCTCATTGTTTTGGCGTTGAAATCGATGGTAAAGGAATAGGAAGTTTTGGAGATATATCTATGATTAGCCTTCATGCAACTAAGGTTTTTAACTCTATTGAAGGTGGCGCTTTAACATATAAAGACCCTGTACTTAAAGATACCTTAAGACTTTATAAAAACTTTGGTATTACAGGTCCTGAATCTGTTATTGCCGTTGGTGGAAATTCAAAAATGAATGAATTCCAAGCTGCTATGGGAGTTGTAAATCTAAGATACATGGACAAACAAATAGAAGATAGAAAAAAAATTGCCTATTTATACAGAGAGCTTTTAAAAGATGTAAAAGGTATAAAAGTTCTAAGTGATATAGGGGGGGTAAAACATAACTATGCATATTTTCCAATTCTAGTAGATGAAATAGAATTTGGAAAAACAAGAAATGAACTCTATGAAGAGTTAAAAAATTTCAATATCTTTACAAGAAAATATTTCTATCCTCTTACTAGTAATTTTGCTTGTTATCAAGAGGAATGCAAAGATTTAGATCTGAAAAATGCTAATTATGTAGCTGACAGAATTTTAACTTTACCTATCTATGGTTCTCTTGATCTTTCTATAGTGGAATATATTGTCAATGCAATCAAAATCATAAAAAAGGAGGAAATTATTAAATGA
- a CDS encoding ATP-grasp domain-containing protein, with protein sequence MNKVLVTAIGSFSAEAVIDTLIENKFEVIGCDIYPKEWHFLSKKIKNFYQVPSTAQEKDYVEKILKICLDENINIIIPSTDLDVDIFNKNKEIFEKENVNIYIQNKKALEISRDKYKLYKTFLNSHIHVIPTLEYKEIETLENFPYIAKPKNGRSSEGVLQINKIKDLEKIEDKDKDNYIIQEYINGSIIVADYIRDKKNNKDFSIVRKELIRTKNGAGIVVEMHQNKKISDICSYIGNELDINGCICIEFIEKGNEYYVMDINPRFSAGVAFSKKIGYEVVKNHLKCFMGIEIDEPINIPTKIISKRYIEEIL encoded by the coding sequence ATGAATAAAGTTTTGGTTACTGCTATAGGATCTTTTTCAGCAGAAGCTGTTATAGATACATTAATTGAAAATAAATTTGAAGTTATAGGATGTGATATTTATCCTAAAGAATGGCATTTTTTATCGAAAAAAATAAAAAATTTTTATCAAGTTCCATCTACAGCACAAGAAAAAGATTATGTAGAAAAAATTTTAAAAATATGTTTAGATGAGAACATAAATATAATTATCCCGTCTACAGATTTAGATGTAGATATTTTTAATAAAAATAAAGAAATCTTTGAAAAAGAAAATGTAAATATTTATATACAGAATAAAAAAGCCTTAGAGATATCAAGAGACAAATATAAATTATATAAAACATTTTTAAACTCACACATTCATGTAATCCCAACACTAGAATATAAAGAAATAGAGACATTAGAAAATTTCCCATACATAGCTAAGCCTAAAAACGGGAGAAGTAGTGAAGGTGTTTTACAAATAAATAAAATTAAAGATTTAGAAAAAATAGAAGATAAAGATAAGGACAATTATATAATTCAAGAGTATATAAATGGAAGTATAATCGTGGCTGATTATATTAGAGATAAAAAGAATAATAAGGATTTTAGTATTGTAAGAAAAGAGTTGATTCGAACAAAAAATGGTGCTGGAATAGTTGTTGAAATGCATCAAAATAAAAAAATATCTGATATCTGTAGCTATATAGGAAATGAACTAGATATTAATGGATGTATTTGTATTGAATTTATAGAAAAAGGTAATGAATACTACGTGATGGATATTAATCCTAGATTTTCAGCAGGAGTAGCATTTAGTAAAAAAATAGGTTATGAAGTTGTAAAAAATCATCTAAAGTGTTTTATGGGAATAGAAATAGACGAACCTATAAATATTCCAACTAAAATCATTTCTAAAAGATATATAGAAGAGATCCTATAA
- a CDS encoding YveK family protein has protein sequence MEINNLRLIDIIFILKKRIKILILAASPIFLLGMYLTFNTPTTYKGEVTFIIMNNATTLSSSINTNDLAASEKLATIYSEISKSKILLQKIINKFDLNETVDSLEKKVKFEPIGNTGILKLTYIDSHPTMAATISNEIANEFLLKVNTTLNLKNIRIIEEAIPPAKPIPKKIFVKFCMVILASSLFGIFFAFLVENYSLKLKDYSEIMSILESPILGVIPKFESEDKSS, from the coding sequence ATGGAAATTAACAACTTGAGATTAATCGATATAATTTTTATTTTAAAAAAACGAATTAAAATACTGATTCTTGCTGCATCTCCTATATTTCTTTTGGGAATGTATCTCACTTTCAATACTCCTACTACGTACAAAGGTGAAGTTACTTTTATTATTATGAACAATGCAACTACGCTGAGCTCCTCCATCAATACTAATGATCTTGCAGCAAGCGAAAAATTAGCGACAATTTACTCTGAAATTTCAAAAAGCAAAATCCTTTTACAAAAAATTATTAACAAATTTGATTTGAATGAAACTGTTGACTCTTTAGAAAAAAAAGTTAAATTTGAACCCATTGGTAATACAGGAATATTAAAACTTACATATATTGATAGTCATCCTACTATGGCAGCTACAATCTCAAATGAAATAGCTAATGAGTTTTTATTGAAAGTTAATACAACTTTAAATTTAAAAAATATCCGTATTATTGAAGAAGCTATCCCTCCTGCAAAACCTATTCCCAAGAAAATTTTTGTTAAGTTTTGTATGGTTATCCTTGCATCTTCTTTATTTGGTATATTTTTCGCTTTTTTAGTTGAAAATTACTCTCTAAAACTAAAAGATTACTCCGAGATTATGTCTATATTAGAGTCTCCAATATTAGGCGTTATTCCTAAATTTGAATCTGAAGATAAATCATCTTAA
- a CDS encoding glycosyltransferase family 1 protein has translation MKILLDGRLISNKPTGISRYSREVVKIYQDYFGYDNVTVIINEELESKTFHSVYTDLKPFTPHHFFLFHNFLKKLNFDIYHSLYHCNSFFKDKNKFYITTIHDVGYKAINCKIHLNPIRNFLTKFAVDFILKRTLKNSDLVITVSQSTREDILHFYNKDSIHIPEGVNIIPGKEVPIKNLKPKSFFLYVGNSRPTKNLNFLLEAFAKSKTDKTLVIAGNNNFLQVNRERVQNLGFVSDEELNWLYSNCEAFIFPSLYEGFGLPVLEALHKGAKVYCSTGGSLKEFPTTAVKHFDPYDLNQLISLIENSDSITFEKKEINSILGIYSWNSVNNLMINNIFNRFKQLQ, from the coding sequence ATGAAAATTTTATTGGATGGACGATTAATATCAAATAAACCTACTGGAATATCTAGATATTCTAGAGAGGTCGTTAAAATTTACCAAGATTATTTTGGTTATGATAATGTCACAGTTATTATAAATGAGGAGTTGGAGAGCAAAACATTCCATTCGGTTTATACTGATTTAAAACCCTTCACTCCTCATCATTTTTTTTTATTCCATAATTTTTTAAAAAAACTTAATTTTGATATATATCACTCTTTGTATCATTGCAATAGTTTTTTTAAAGACAAAAACAAATTCTATATAACAACAATTCATGATGTTGGATATAAAGCTATTAATTGTAAGATACATTTAAATCCAATTAGAAATTTTTTAACCAAATTTGCTGTAGATTTTATTTTAAAAAGAACATTAAAAAACTCAGATTTAGTTATCACAGTTTCTCAGTCAACTAGAGAAGATATACTTCATTTTTATAACAAGGACTCTATTCATATTCCGGAAGGAGTAAATATCATTCCTGGAAAAGAGGTTCCTATTAAAAATTTGAAACCTAAATCTTTTTTTCTATATGTTGGTAACTCAAGACCCACTAAAAATCTGAATTTTCTTTTAGAAGCTTTTGCTAAAAGCAAAACAGACAAAACTCTTGTTATCGCAGGAAATAATAATTTTTTACAAGTTAACCGAGAAAGAGTCCAAAATTTAGGATTTGTTAGCGATGAAGAGCTCAATTGGCTTTATTCAAATTGTGAAGCTTTTATATTTCCATCTCTTTATGAAGGGTTTGGACTACCAGTTTTAGAAGCTCTTCATAAAGGCGCAAAAGTCTATTGTTCTACCGGTGGATCATTAAAAGAGTTTCCTACGACTGCTGTGAAACATTTTGATCCGTATGATTTAAATCAACTAATTTCTTTAATTGAAAATAGTGACTCCATAACTTTTGAAAAAAAGGAAATAAATTCAATTTTAGGAATATACAGTTGGAATAGTGTTAATAATCTTATGATTAATAACATTTTTAATAGATTCAAACAATTACAATAA
- a CDS encoding HTH domain-containing protein yields MIINKRCIDILSLLHSTDEYNIDDLSQKFNVHTRTIRYDIENINFILKNYNLNNIEKNSDGRLILNLKMFDLNNLIQYFGGISSESRKDFIKIKLLSSKHINLTNKTKILDASRSTLKTDLEEVKSELLKNNISITSLPSKGIFLQGNENTIRKILGKLIFKLLDTDFNALPTPLKELLEEFLGSFCHSTLKESFNFQSVRVFNEVFSIIAANRTRDSVLGIETVLSSNFLSNFPISEREEELIKKVLFRKKKKEMLKIEDEIQDLLNRFNLMLKTKITFDPTVIETMAKDILYNENLNIESYLKNSTIYKDFSETFSCNSNIFKNINNIFYIFYHHIKKKPLILPELKVLLVCDSTEFIKNILKENLLRNFNFSEIDFMSTYIFEIFGFEKDYDIILSCENISETLNVPTFKINKILKSRDKIELFYFILKTYSSLKE; encoded by the coding sequence ATGATTATTAATAAGCGTTGTATCGATATACTTTCTCTTCTACATAGCACCGATGAATACAATATCGATGACCTGTCGCAAAAATTTAATGTTCATACTAGAACCATCAGGTATGATATTGAAAATATAAACTTTATTTTAAAAAATTATAATTTGAATAATATTGAAAAGAATTCGGATGGAAGATTGATACTAAATTTAAAAATGTTCGATTTGAATAATCTGATTCAATATTTTGGTGGAATATCTTCTGAATCGAGAAAAGATTTTATTAAAATAAAACTCTTATCTTCTAAACATATTAATTTAACTAATAAGACTAAAATTCTTGATGCTTCTCGCTCTACTTTAAAAACTGATTTGGAAGAAGTCAAATCCGAATTACTTAAAAACAATATTTCAATTACAAGTCTCCCATCCAAAGGTATTTTTCTTCAAGGTAATGAAAATACTATAAGAAAGATTTTGGGAAAGCTGATATTTAAACTTTTAGATACCGATTTTAATGCTTTACCAACACCTTTAAAAGAACTTCTTGAAGAGTTTTTGGGTTCTTTTTGTCACTCAACTCTTAAAGAAAGTTTTAATTTTCAAAGTGTCAGGGTTTTCAATGAAGTCTTTTCAATTATTGCAGCAAATCGTACTAGAGACAGTGTTTTAGGCATTGAAACTGTTCTATCTTCTAATTTTCTTTCTAACTTTCCTATTAGCGAAAGAGAGGAAGAACTAATAAAAAAAGTTCTTTTTAGGAAGAAAAAGAAAGAGATGTTAAAAATAGAGGATGAAATTCAAGACCTATTAAATAGATTTAATCTAATGCTGAAGACAAAAATTACTTTTGATCCCACTGTTATTGAAACTATGGCAAAAGATATTCTCTATAACGAAAATTTAAATATTGAATCTTACTTAAAAAACTCTACTATCTACAAAGACTTTTCTGAAACTTTTTCATGTAATTCTAATATCTTTAAAAACATCAACAACATTTTTTATATATTTTATCATCACATCAAAAAAAAACCCTTAATACTTCCAGAACTTAAAGTTCTTTTAGTTTGCGATTCAACTGAATTTATAAAAAACATATTAAAAGAAAATTTGCTACGAAATTTTAATTTTTCTGAAATTGATTTTATGTCAACGTATATTTTTGAAATATTTGGTTTTGAAAAGGACTATGATATTATTTTATCTTGTGAAAATATAAGTGAAACATTAAATGTTCCTACTTTTAAAATTAACAAAATTTTAAAATCTAGAGATAAAATAGAACTTTTTTATTTTATTTTAAAAACTTATAGCAGTTTAAAGGAGTGA
- a CDS encoding WbqC family protein — protein sequence MKLGGMQPYFFPYIGYFSLIKHTDLWVIADNVQFISKGWINRNRILKTKIGEIDYINVPLKKFSHRTPIKNVLIDNEKNWKTKILRQLMIYSKAPYYKEVIALLNEIFDFETSSISEFNIHSIKSICEYLGIEFNYVVFSNIENFDCDNVKEADEWALEMCKFFNATEYVNPPGGKTFYSRDKYLKNNIKLTFLTPILKEYETFSPSFVPGLSIIDVMLWNSKEEVLNIIDNYTLD from the coding sequence ATGAAATTAGGAGGAATGCAGCCTTATTTTTTCCCTTACATTGGGTACTTTTCTTTAATAAAACACACTGATCTTTGGGTTATTGCAGATAATGTTCAATTTATTTCTAAAGGTTGGATTAACCGAAATCGAATTTTGAAAACTAAAATTGGAGAAATCGATTATATAAATGTACCTTTAAAAAAATTTTCACACCGAACTCCAATAAAAAATGTTTTGATAGATAACGAAAAAAATTGGAAAACTAAAATTTTGAGACAGCTCATGATCTATTCTAAAGCTCCATACTATAAAGAGGTTATTGCTCTTTTGAATGAAATTTTTGATTTTGAAACCTCTAGTATATCGGAATTTAATATTCATTCTATCAAATCAATTTGTGAGTACCTAGGAATTGAATTTAACTATGTTGTATTTTCAAATATTGAAAACTTTGACTGCGATAATGTAAAAGAGGCCGATGAATGGGCCTTAGAAATGTGTAAATTTTTTAATGCAACCGAATATGTCAATCCCCCTGGTGGTAAGACTTTTTATAGTAGAGATAAATATTTAAAAAATAATATCAAACTGACTTTTCTTACCCCAATTTTAAAAGAATACGAAACTTTTTCTCCTAGTTTTGTTCCAGGGCTTTCTATCATAGATGTAATGCTTTGGAATTCAAAAGAAGAAGTTTTAAATATAATAGATAACTATACTTTAGATTAA